In Miscanthus floridulus cultivar M001 chromosome 5, ASM1932011v1, whole genome shotgun sequence, one genomic interval encodes:
- the LOC136452104 gene encoding caffeoylshikimate esterase-like, which yields MVHPIAEADERSPFGRLTPDEFYARHGVTHSTSSFVNPRGLRIFTQRWVPRGDNAPVLGAVAVVHGFTGESSWTVQLTAVHLAAAGFAVAALDHQGHGFSEGLQGHLPDIEPVLDDCDAAFAPFRADYPPPLPCFLYGESLGGAIALLLHLRNRDLWRDGVVLNGAMCGISPRFKPPWPLEHLLAAAAMVVPTWRVAFTRGNIPERSFKVDWKRALALASPRRTTAPPRAATALELLRVCRDLQHRFEDVRLPLLVVHGAEDTVCDPACVEELYRRAGSSDKTLRVYPGMWHQIIGEPEENVEKVFDEIIDWLKARAATATATAAGAHHGEQ from the coding sequence ATGGTGCACCCGATTGCGGAGGCCGACGAGCGGAGCCCCTTCGGGCGCCTGACGCCGGACGAGTTCTACGCGCGCCACGGCGTGACCCACTCCACCTCCTCCTTCGTCAACCCACGGGGGCTCCGCATCTTCACCCAGCGCTGGGTGCCCCGCGGGGACAACGCCCCCGTCCtgggcgccgtcgccgtcgtgcacGGCTTCACGGGCGAGTCCAGCTGGACGGTGCAGCTCACGGCCGTCCACCTCGCCGCCGCGGGCTTCGCGGTCGCCGCGCTCGACCACCAGGGCCACGGCTTCTCCGAGGGCCTGCAGGGCCACCTCCCCGACATCGAGCCGGTCCTCGACGACTGCGACGCCGCCTTCGCGCCGTTCCGCGCCGACTACCCGCCCCCGCTCCCCTGCTTCCTCTACGGGGAGTCGCTGGGCGGCGCCATCGCGCTGCTGCTCCACCTCCGGAACCGGGACCTCTGGCGGGACGGCGTGGTCCTCAACGGCGCCATGTGCGGGATCAGCCCCAGGTTCAAGCCGCCGTGGCCGCTCGAGCACctgctggccgccgccgccatggtcgTCCCCACCTGGCGCGTCGCCTTCACGAGGGGGAACATCCCCGAGCGGTCCTTCAAGGTGGACTGGAAGCGCGCGCTCGCGCTCGCCTCCCCGCGCCGCACCACGGCGCCGCCCAGGGCCGCCACGGCGCTCGAGCTCCTCCGCGTCTGCCGCGACCTGCAGCACCGGTTCGAGGACGTGCGGCTGCCGCTCCTCGTCGTGCACGGCGCCGAGGACACCGTCTGCGACCCGGCCTGCGTCGAGGAGCTCTACAGGCGCGCCGGGAGCAGCGACAAGACGCTCCGCGTCTACCCCGGGATGTGGCACCAGATCATCGGCGAGCCCGAGGAGAACGTCGAGAAGGTGTTCGACGAAATCATCGACTGGCTCAAGGcacgcgccgccaccgccaccgctacAGCCGCTGGCGCGCACCACGGTGAGCAGTAG